The genomic window ACTGCCAACCGCCTACGCCCTGACGCGGGGTGGAGCAGCCCGGTAGCTCGTCAGGCTCATAACCTGAAGGTCGCAGGTTCAAATCCTGCCCCCGCAACCAAGTTTCCAGCAAACGCCGCCCATGGCCACTCGCCGCGGGCGGCGTTGCTGCGTTTGGGCATCGCATTCTCTCTTTCTCTTTCCCTCGCCAGACCGGGGCAGGGGAGGGCTCGGCCCGCCTTAAAAACATGGGGGCCAGCGGGGGCCGGATCTCATCGGGCAGGGGCCCCCGCGATCTTCCTGCCTCTTTTCCCCTACACCGCCGGCGCCGGCAAGGCGGGCTTTCCTACGGTATGCGGCAGGGCAGGGGCCCCTGGTGCGGCACCCTGGCCGAGGATGGTGCGCAGCACCTGTTCGTCGCGGAAATAGGTGAAGTGGATGGTGCCGTCGATCCGGTCCATCAGGCCCCCGGGCAGGTCGACGACGAAGCGGGTGACATCTCCCGCTTCTATGGCGGGGCTGTCGACCGGCACCAGACCGGCCGAGAGCAGGTCGCGGTCTGCATGGATGTCGCTCCAGCCATGGCCCGGGCGGCGTTCGACCGCCGCGGCGATTTCATCCGTCAGCCAGCGGGAGCGGAAGGCGAAGACGGCGCCGGGCGATCCGATGGTGACGACCGAGATCTTTTCGAGATCCGCCGCGCGATACCACCCGGCGATCAGATCGGTGACGATCAGTGAGCCGAAGGAATGGCCGACGATGATCACCCTGTCATAGCTGCCGGTGGCGAGCGCCCTGGCGAGGCTGGACTGCACGCGCATGCGCAACCGGGCACGCAGGCCGGTGATGCCATCTGCTGCGGCATCGCGCAGATAGGCGCGGGTGAAGGCGGCGAGATCGGCGACGGCCATCACCGGCAGCAGGGGAATGAGGATGGTGAGGGTCGCGGCCCAGCTCTGCGGCAGCTGCGCCACCAGCCAGGCGGCGGCGGCCTGCACATGCTGCCCCACCCAGACCATGGCGCCGGAGCCGTTGCCCGTGGCCGCGGTGGGGGATATATCGCCCCCGACCGCCTGGGCGACGATGGTGATCAGCGAAACCAGCCAGAGCACCAGCATGGCTGCCGATGCGAGATAACCGACCGCAATGTAGAAGGAATAGCGGAAGACCGCACACCACATCCGCGGATAGCCCAGCCAGTAGATCAGCAGGGACAGCCCGCGGAAGAGGCGACCGATCGGCTGGTCTTCGGCCGGTGTGGGGATCAGGTCCGACCAGGACGCCTCGTAGACGTCGAGCGTCTGGGGCAGGCCGGTGGTATCGGATGGGGTCACCGCCAGGGTCGCCTTGTCGGTATCCGATGCGGTCATGGTCATCGGCATGGTTTCCGACATCGCGAGGTTGGCGACCAGCACCTCGCGCAGGGTGTTCCTGGGCTTTCGGTGATAACCCGGAACCAGGATCAGCGCCCAGCTCGCCATGTGTGTCTCCCCCTCATGCGATGGCATCATGGTCCCCGGAAGTGTGGATGCGAAGGCACTGATTGTACAGGCCCGTGCTCCACCTCTCCGTGCATGCTGGCGCATCCTGTGCCGTGGGGCTGTTCATTTATATAACCGTATGGTTATGCAAGAGGGCCGCAAACCTCACTTTGAATCGCCGGCCGGCGCTGCCATCGTTGACCCAATGATCGCGCCGGGACCATCCGGCAGCCGGCTTCCGGGCCGGACGATGCGACGTTCAGGGGGGATATCGGATGCGCATCTTCGTGCGGTTGGCTGTGGCGGCCACGGCGATGCTGGTCTCGGCATCGGCGATGGCGGCAGACCAGGTGAAACTGACCGTTCACCATTTCCTGAACCAGATGGCCCCGGCCCAGACCCGGCTGATCGAGCCCTGGGCAAAGCGGGTGGAAGAGGAGTCCGGCGGCCGCATCTCGGTTGAGATCTATCCGTCGATGTCGCTGGGCGGCAAGCCCAACCAGCTGTTCCAGCAGGCCGAGGACGGTATTGCCGACATCGTCTGGACGGTGGCCGGCTACACCCCCGGCCGCTTCCCGAAGCTTGAAGTCTTCGAACTGCCCTTCGTGCATCTGAATGATCCGGTCGCCACCAATCTGGCGATCCGCGACATGCTGGCGAGCGACTTCGCCGACGAGTTCAAGACCGTCAAACCGTTGCTGGTCCATGTTCATGCCGGCCAGACGCTGAACATGGTCGATGCCCCGGTGCGCAGCCCCGCCGATGTTCAGGGCAGGAAGATCCGCATTCCCGGCCGGGTCGGCGGCTGGGTGGTGGAAGCGCTGGGCGGCTCGCCGATCGGCATGCCGGTGCCGGACGTGCCGGCGGCGATTTCCAAGCGGGTCATCGACGGGGTGATGGTGCCGTTCGAGGTGGTGCCGTCGCTGAAGCTCGACCAGCTGACCCGCGGCCCCGGCGAGGGCGCCAATGGCGAGCGCTTCGGTACGGCGGTGTTCATCTTCGCCATGAACAAGGCGAAGTATGACGGCCTGCCCGAGGATCTGAAGGCTGTGATCGACCGCAATTCCGGCGCGGATTTCGCCCGGGAGATCGGCAAGGCCTGGCTGGAGGCGGAAGAGGTCGGTCGCAAGGCCTATACCGATCGCGGCATCGATATCGCGAAGCTGACGCCCGACGAACTGGCGGCCTTCCGCACGGCCCTTGCACCGGTCGAAACCCGCTGGATCGAGGATGCGGCCACGAAGGGCATCGACGGTACGGCCCTGGTTGCCCGGGCGCGCGAGCGCGTCGCGGCCCATGCCGAGTGAGAGGCATGGTGAGCGATCAGGGCGCGCGCAGGCGTCCGCTGCCGGAACGGGCGGCGCGCCTCTGGGCGCTGGCGGGGGGCGTGGTTCTGGTGGCGGTGATGGCGGTGACGGGGACGAGCATCGTGCTCGACCTCGCCATCCGTCGGCCGATCACCGGTGATTTCGAACTGACCCAGCTGGGCTGCGCGATCGCCGTCTTCGCCTTCCTGCCCTTCGCCCAGCTGATGCGCGCCCATGTCTCGGTGGACCTGTTCATTCAGGCCCTGCGACCCGGGGTGCAGCGCGGGCTCGACCGGGTGGTGGATGTCCTGATGGCCGGCTTCGCCCTGCTGCTGCTCTGGCGGATGAGCCTGGGCTTTCTTGGCTATTACGCCACCGACTATCCGGAAGTGACGCCGATCCTGCAGATCCCGGTCTGGTGGGCCTTCCCGCCGATCCTGGTGTCGCTCGCCCTCTGGGCCGCGGTGGCGGGCTGGATGGCGGCAGGCGGGCGGCCGGCGGCGGGCATCGAGAACGAGGCCGCCATGCCTGGCGGTGCGGGAGGACATTGACGTCATGGGGCCGATC from Tistrella mobilis includes these protein-coding regions:
- a CDS encoding alpha/beta hydrolase family protein, whose product is MASWALILVPGYHRKPRNTLREVLVANLAMSETMPMTMTASDTDKATLAVTPSDTTGLPQTLDVYEASWSDLIPTPAEDQPIGRLFRGLSLLIYWLGYPRMWCAVFRYSFYIAVGYLASAAMLVLWLVSLITIVAQAVGGDISPTAATGNGSGAMVWVGQHVQAAAAWLVAQLPQSWAATLTILIPLLPVMAVADLAAFTRAYLRDAAADGITGLRARLRMRVQSSLARALATGSYDRVIIVGHSFGSLIVTDLIAGWYRAADLEKISVVTIGSPGAVFAFRSRWLTDEIAAAVERRPGHGWSDIHADRDLLSAGLVPVDSPAIEAGDVTRFVVDLPGGLMDRIDGTIHFTYFRDEQVLRTILGQGAAPGAPALPHTVGKPALPAPAV
- a CDS encoding TRAP transporter substrate-binding protein, with product MRIFVRLAVAATAMLVSASAMAADQVKLTVHHFLNQMAPAQTRLIEPWAKRVEEESGGRISVEIYPSMSLGGKPNQLFQQAEDGIADIVWTVAGYTPGRFPKLEVFELPFVHLNDPVATNLAIRDMLASDFADEFKTVKPLLVHVHAGQTLNMVDAPVRSPADVQGRKIRIPGRVGGWVVEALGGSPIGMPVPDVPAAISKRVIDGVMVPFEVVPSLKLDQLTRGPGEGANGERFGTAVFIFAMNKAKYDGLPEDLKAVIDRNSGADFAREIGKAWLEAEEVGRKAYTDRGIDIAKLTPDELAAFRTALAPVETRWIEDAATKGIDGTALVARARERVAAHAE
- a CDS encoding TRAP transporter small permease, which translates into the protein MVSDQGARRRPLPERAARLWALAGGVVLVAVMAVTGTSIVLDLAIRRPITGDFELTQLGCAIAVFAFLPFAQLMRAHVSVDLFIQALRPGVQRGLDRVVDVLMAGFALLLLWRMSLGFLGYYATDYPEVTPILQIPVWWAFPPILVSLALWAAVAGWMAAGGRPAAGIENEAAMPGGAGGH